A segment of the Synechococcus sp. CBW1002 genome:
GCGCTCCAGCGCCAGAGCTGCCGCTGCGGCGCCCGCACCTTCAGCAGACTCCACCACAGCAACGCCGTGGCCGAGAGCTGGCTGCCATCGAGCATGGCGAGGCGGCCATGGCGCGCCACCGGCAACAGGCACAGCAGGATCAGGGCCGTGGCCAGGGCGGTGCGGCGCTGGCCCGGCCGCAACTCCCACTGGATCAGGCCCGCCAGGGGCACCACCAGGGTGGACAGCAGGGCCGGCACCAGCCGCACCACCCATTCGGGGGGCAGACCGGAGACCGCAGCCTGGCCAGGCAACAGGCGCCAGAGCTGCACCGCCTGGGCGATCAGCAGATGCAGCCCCGGGGCCTTGTTGGCATAGGACTCGCCCCAGTAGGTGGGCAACAGATCGCCGTAGCGGGGGGCCTGGCTCAGCTCCAGGGCCACCCGGGCCACGATGCCCTCGTCCCAGTCGCGCAAGGGCAGGTTGCCCAGGCCCACCAGGGCCAGCAGCACCGCCACACCCCAGAGCAGCAGCAGGCCATGGCAGAGGCGGATCCGGCCACCATCACCGCGGCCAACACCACCCAGGCCCCCAGCGTCACGGCCGGCAGCAGCAAAGCCCTCGAACACGCTCATGGCTTCTGGCCAGGGGGTGCGTCGGCCGATTGAGCCTTGCCTGGGGGGTCCTTGAGAGCCTGATCAATGCGGGCATAGGCCTGCGGCAGCGTGCGGCGGGCCGAGCCGATCGCCGTGAGATCGCCACCCACTACAGCCGCCAGGTCTGCGAGGCCCTGCAGCACCGGCTCCTGGCCGTGGCGGGGATGGGTGCGGGCCACCTGGCCCGCCGGCCAGGGCTTCCAGTCGATCAGCAACACGGCACTGCGGTAGGCGGCGGGCCAGGGGTTGTCCGGCAGCAGCCGCTCCAGCCGCGCCAGCCACTGCTCCGTCTGCTGCGGCCGCTCCTGCAGGATCGCGAGCAGGGTGAGGCTCCAGAGGGCCTCGATGTCGTTGGGATCGCGGCCAAGGCGCTGCCGGGCCCAGTCTTCGACCCGGCGCTGGTAGAGGAAATGGGCATCGAGCTGGTGCTGGGGCCCGATCGCCTCGAACACCCGCGCCAGCCCCTGCGGGCCATCGGCGAGTCCCGACGCCATCGCGATGAAGCTGCGATCGAAGGGCGGCACCGGCGGTGCGCTGGGGGTTCGGCGCCACAGCTCAACCTGGCGCCCCTTGCTCCAGGGCCACTGGGCCACCCGCTCGAAGCGACCGTCCTGACGCACCTGCCTGCTGAGCTGACGCACCACGCCGCGGCGGTGACCCTGATCGCCCGTGGCCAGCAGCAGCCACTCGGCCCGCTGCAGCACCAGCGCATGGTCGGCGGGGTTGCGGCCGAGGCTGCGGGCCAGCACCTGGCCTCCCTGCAGACGGCCGTAGAAGGTGGCGGTGTGGTCGTTGAGATCGCTCACGCCCGGCAGCACCAGCAGGGTGAGCGGCTGCCCCGGCTGGATCCGGTTGAGCGTGGCCATCACCTGCGGCAACGGCGACACCTGGCGCCGGGCGATCGCGTCTGTCCGAGGCTGGGCAACGGCGGCGGCGGTGGAGCCGAGGCCGGCGACCAGAGCCGCGGCCGCCAGCCGCGGGCCGCCCCGCTGTCTCAGGGCCAGGCCGAAGCTCCACCAGCCACGGGCCAGCAGCAGGGCCAGCAGCGGCAGCAGTGGCGCGATGTAGCGGGGATCCTTGTTGGGGCTGAGGGTGATCAGCACCCAGCCAGACAGGCTGCAGCCGATCAGCCATGGCCATCCCGTCGGCAGTTGGCGCACGGGTCGCCGCAGAGCCGCAAGGGGTTGCCAACGGCGCTGGGGATCGCGCAGCACCGGCAGCAGGCCGACCAGCCCACCGATCAGGGCGATGGCCAGCACGGGCAGTCCCAGCTGCTGGGGCCAGAGCCGCGGATACCAGAGCAGGCTTGTCAGGCTGAAGACGGCCGGATCCCCCTCCGCCGCCGCCGACTCGATCACGGCCCGGTTGGTGCCACCGATCGTGGTGATCCAGTTGTGGTGCAGCCAGGGGAGACAGACCGCCAGCACCACCGCCAGCGCCGCCAGCGCCTGCAGCCGCCGTCCGGGCTGGCCCAGTCCGCGCAACGCCGCCCAGCAGCAGGGCCCGAGCAGCACCAGCAGGGCGCTCTGCTTGACCAGCACTGCCGCGGCCACCGCCAAGGCCGCCAGCAGGCTCTGGCGCCACAGCCCCCCCTGGGGCGCCTGCCAACGACCCAGCAGCCACAGAGCCAAAGTCGTGGTGGCGGCCAGGGACAGATCGAGGGTGAAGACCAGGCGCAACTCAGCCAGGCCGGGCAGCAGGGCGGTGAGGGCCGCGGCCAGCAACCCGAAGCCGGGCGACACCAGCTGCCGCCCCCAGCAGGCCACCACCACCAGCAACAGGCCGTGCCACACCGCCAGGCCGCCGACCGCCTGATCCGGCCGATCCCCCACCAGGGCCATGATGCTGCCGTTCACCAGGGAGGCCAGGGGTGGAATCTTGGGGGAGAGATCCAGCAACCCGTCCCAGCCCGGCCAGCCACCGCCAGGCAACAACCCGAGGGCCCGGCCGTGGTCCACTGCGCTGTTGAGGTAGTCGGCCTCGTCCCAGTCGGGGATGGAATGATCGGCCGCGAGCCAGCTGCGATCCCACAGGGTGGCCAACAGCCAGATCGCCAGAAGGGTGAGCCACCAGAACCAGGCCCTGCGGTGCAGCGGCGGCCGGGGGGTGGAGACGGAGGAAGCCAGAACCAAGCGTCCGTGGTCGCCTCACTCTGGCTTCAAGCCTCCCCCAGCGACACCGCCCACTCCGCCACGCTGCACTGGCGGCCGTAGCCCTGGAAACAGGCCAGGGCGGCCTCATGGCGTTCGGGTGTTTCCGCCTGGCAGGCATCGGTCAGACAGATCACCTGGTAGCCGCGATCGGCCGCGTCCTTGACGGTGTGGTCAATGCACTGATCGGTGAGCAGACCGGCCACGATCAGCTCGCGCACGCCGAGGTTGCGCAGCAGATAGTCGAGCACCGTGGAGGAGAACGGGGAGGAGGAGCTTTTCGGCAGCACGATCTCGTCAGGATCAGGGGTGAGAGGCCTGATCACCTGTGCCTCCCTGGAACCTGGCGCAAAGCCCATGCCGCAGCGCTGGTAATCAAGGCTGCGGTCGCGGCCATCGCGGGTGAGGTTGGCGATCACCGTGTGAATCACCTCGATGCCCTGGTTCCGGGCCAGGGCCAGGGTCCGCTCCAGGCATGGCAGCGTTCTGGCCTGGAAGCGCTCCAGGAAGGCCGGTCGCCGCTCCATCAGCTCGGGACCGCAGGTGCCGTTCTGGAGATCCACCAGCAGCAGGGCCCGCTGGCCGGCCCTGAGTGCGCGGTCAGGAACCGGCGGCCTGGAGTTCAGGGGCGAAGGGGCCATCACGGGCGTTGCGGCTCCGCCCAGGCTGACGAGCGCAGGGCGGCGGCGCCATCCTGAACGTTCCAGCCCGCCCGCCCATGGCTATTCCCGGGAGCCGTCACCCGAGCCTCGCCCAGCGAGCGGAGGCCCGCGCCAGGCTCCTGCTGCCGGAGCTGCAGCAGCGCGGCCTGCGCCAGCTGGCGATCACCTTCGTGAACCACGGCGGCCTGCCCCTGGTCAAAGGGATCCCCCTGGCCCGCCTGCCCCAGGTGGCCGCCAGTGGGGTGGGTTTCTCACCGGTGTCTGATGGCTTCGGTGCCACCGGCGGCATCGATGGCCTCCAGTCCCTGGCCCGCCCGGACGGGGATCTGCGGCTGATCCCGGATCTCGACAGCCTGGTGCTGCTGGATGTCGCGTCGGGCTGGGGCTGGCTGGCCGGTGATCGCTTCGCGCAGGACGGCAGTCCTTACGCGGCTGACCAGCGCAGCTTCTGCCGCCTCCAGGGCGATGCGGCGGCAATGGCGGGCCTGACGGTGAACGCTGGCTTCGAGATCGAATGGGTGGTGGGCAGTCCCAGCGGTGTGGGCGGCTATCTCAGCCCCACCATTGGCGGCAGCCCCTATGGCGCCGACCGCCTGATCGAGGGGCTCGACTACCTCAGCGCGATCACCGCCGCCCTGGACGCCGCCGGCCTTCCCTGGCTCCAGATCCACCCGGAATACGGTGCCAGCCAGTTCGAACTGTCCCTGGCGGCTGCCGATCCGCTCCAGGCCGCCGACCAGCTGGTGTGCGCCCGGCTGATCATCCAGCGGGTGAGTCTCCGCTTCGGCTGGCGGGCCTCCTTCAGCCCGATGGTGTCATCGGAGCGGGTGGGAA
Coding sequences within it:
- a CDS encoding cysteine hydrolase family protein, giving the protein MAPSPLNSRPPVPDRALRAGQRALLLVDLQNGTCGPELMERRPAFLERFQARTLPCLERTLALARNQGIEVIHTVIANLTRDGRDRSLDYQRCGMGFAPGSREAQVIRPLTPDPDEIVLPKSSSSPFSSTVLDYLLRNLGVRELIVAGLLTDQCIDHTVKDAADRGYQVICLTDACQAETPERHEAALACFQGYGRQCSVAEWAVSLGEA
- a CDS encoding glutamine synthetase family protein; this translates as MAIPGSRHPSLAQRAEARARLLLPELQQRGLRQLAITFVNHGGLPLVKGIPLARLPQVAASGVGFSPVSDGFGATGGIDGLQSLARPDGDLRLIPDLDSLVLLDVASGWGWLAGDRFAQDGSPYAADQRSFCRLQGDAAAMAGLTVNAGFEIEWVVGSPSGVGGYLSPTIGGSPYGADRLIEGLDYLSAITAALDAAGLPWLQIHPEYGASQFELSLAAADPLQAADQLVCARLIIQRVSLRFGWRASFSPMVSSERVGNGGHVHLSLERDGVPLFGGGNGPGGLTTPGQGALAALLERLPALLAIATPLAVSYRRLVPGRWAAPFQIWGVENREAALRLIPGGPEESSHLELKVVDAAANPYLLLGALMAVMVHGIDHPSPLPPPVVGDPARLGLTDTGENPAAPARLPRQLSEAVEHLRRDDLLAGVMGEALHHTVIESREAELRRSANLSEADLIATTCWWPPIQA
- a CDS encoding glycosyltransferase family 39 protein, with translation MVLASSVSTPRPPLHRRAWFWWLTLLAIWLLATLWDRSWLAADHSIPDWDEADYLNSAVDHGRALGLLPGGGWPGWDGLLDLSPKIPPLASLVNGSIMALVGDRPDQAVGGLAVWHGLLLVVVACWGRQLVSPGFGLLAAALTALLPGLAELRLVFTLDLSLAATTTLALWLLGRWQAPQGGLWRQSLLAALAVAAAVLVKQSALLVLLGPCCWAALRGLGQPGRRLQALAALAVVLAVCLPWLHHNWITTIGGTNRAVIESAAAEGDPAVFSLTSLLWYPRLWPQQLGLPVLAIALIGGLVGLLPVLRDPQRRWQPLAALRRPVRQLPTGWPWLIGCSLSGWVLITLSPNKDPRYIAPLLPLLALLLARGWWSFGLALRQRGGPRLAAAALVAGLGSTAAAVAQPRTDAIARRQVSPLPQVMATLNRIQPGQPLTLLVLPGVSDLNDHTATFYGRLQGGQVLARSLGRNPADHALVLQRAEWLLLATGDQGHRRGVVRQLSRQVRQDGRFERVAQWPWSKGRQVELWRRTPSAPPVPPFDRSFIAMASGLADGPQGLARVFEAIGPQHQLDAHFLYQRRVEDWARQRLGRDPNDIEALWSLTLLAILQERPQQTEQWLARLERLLPDNPWPAAYRSAVLLIDWKPWPAGQVARTHPRHGQEPVLQGLADLAAVVGGDLTAIGSARRTLPQAYARIDQALKDPPGKAQSADAPPGQKP